The Microcella flavibacter DNA segment ACCCGCGCCGCACCCCGACGACCTCGACGACGAGGGCTGCTGGTGTATACGAAAGTCGCACGAACTGGCGCCGATATCGACGCGAGCGTCGCCAATGTATACATTGGGAGGGTGGTAGCGAGCGAGGGGACGATGCGCGAGACGAGCGCGCGCGCAACCGCCGGCGGCGGGGAGTTCGCCGCGCGCGCCGAGAGCTCCGCCGTGCGCGTCCACCGCGCGCTCCGCGCCGAGATCATCGAGGGCGTGCTGGCCCCCGGCGCATCCCTCACCGAGACCGAGCAGGCCGCCCGCCTCGGCGTCAGCCGCACCCCCGTGCGCGAAGCGCTCGCCCGGCTCGTCGCCGACGGCCTCGTGACCGAACGCGGACCCCGCACCCTCGTCGTCAGCAGCATCGACGCCGACGACGTCATCGCCCTCTTCACCCTGCGGCGCGCGCTCGACGAGCAGTCCGCCCGCGTCGCCGCCGAGCACGCCGACGCGGCCCAGCGCAGCACCCTCCGCGCGCTCGCCGCCCGCTTCGCCGCCGTCGACCCCGCCGCCCTCGCCGCCGCAGACGACGACGGACGCCACGGCTACTACGCCCTCGTCGCCGAGTTCGACGCCGCCGTCGACGACGCCACCGCGCACAGCCCCTACCTCGCCGCCGCCACGGCGGGCGCCCGAGTGCACCTCGCCCGCGTGCGCCGCCTCGCCCGCGACGACGACGAGCGCCTCGCCGCCTCCGCCCGAGAGCACGCCGCCATCGCCGACGCCATCGCCGACGGCGACGCCGAACGGGCCGCCCACGCCACGCACCTGCACCTGCACCACGCCCTCACGAGCATCCTCAGCCACCTCGGCCAAACCCGAACGAACGCGACGAAGGAGACCCCATGAAGACCCACCCCCTGCGCGTCTACAAGAGCACCGAAGAGCTGCCCGTCGCCGAGCAGCTCGCCGGCAAGCTTGCCGCGCTCGCCGCCGACACCGCGCGGCCCCTCGACGAGCGGGCCATCGACATGGTCATCAACCGCGTCATCGACAACGCCAGCGTCGCCGCCGCGAGCATCCACCGTGCCCCCGTCATCGCCGCCCGCACGCAGGCCGAAGCCCACCCCTACCGGCCCGGCGCCACCGTCTTCGGCACCGCCGCCGACGCCCGGTACAGCCCCGAATGGGCCGCCTGGGCCAACGGCGTCGCCGTGCGCGAGCTCGACTACCACGACACCTTCCTCGCGGCCGACTACTCGCACCCCGGCGACAACATCCCGCCCATCCTCGCGGTCGCCCAGCACGCGGGCCGCAGCGGCGCCGAGCTGCTGCGGGGCATCCTCACCGGCTACGAGATCCAGATCGACCTCGTCAAGGCCATCTGCCTGCACGAGCACAAGATCGACCACGTCGCCCACCTCGGCCCCAGCGCCGCCGCCGGCATCGGCACCCTCCTCGGCCTCGACGAGGCGACCATCTTCCAGGCCATCGGCCAGGCCCTCCACACCACCACCGCCACGCGCCAGTCGCGCAAGGGCGAGATCTCGACCTGGAAGGCGCACGCCCCCGCCTTCGCCGGCAAGATGGCCGTCGAAGCGGTCGACCGGGCCATGCGCGGCCAGACCAGCCCCAGCCCCATCTACGAGGGCGAGGACGGCGTCATCGCCTGGATGCTCGGCGGCCCCGAGGCCCGCTACGAGGTGCCCCTGCCCGAGGCGGGCGAGCCGCTCGTCGCCATCCTCGACTCGTACACGAAGGAGCACTCGGCCGAGTACCAGGCCCAGGCCTGGATCGACCTCGCCCGCCGCCTCGGCACGGCCCGCCCCGAGCTGCGCGACCCCGCGAACATCGCGAGCATCGTGCTGCACACCAGCCACCACACCCACTACGTCATCGGCTCGGGTGCGGGCGACCCGCAGAAGTACGACCCCACCGCCAGCCGCGAGACGCTCGACCACTCCATCCCGTACATCGTCGCCGTCGCGCTGCAGGACGGCGGCTGGCACCACGTCGACTCCTACGCGCCCGAACGCGCCGCCCGACCCGACACGGTCGCCCTGTGGCAGAAGATCACCACGACGGAGGACGCCGAGTGGACCCGCCGGTACCACTCGCTCGACATCGCCGAGAAGGCCTTCGGCGGCCGCATCGAGATCGAGCTCGTGACCGGCGAGCGGGTGGTCGACGAGATCGCCGTCGCCGACGCGCACCCCCTCGGCGCGCGGCCCTTCGGGCGAGCGGAGTACGTGGCGAAGTTCCGCATGCTCGCGGAGGGCATCCTGGCCGCGGAGGAGATCGAGCGGTTCCTCGACGTCGCCCAGCGCCTGCCCGAGCTCACCGCCGCCGAGCTCGGCGGCCTCACGATCACGCCGCCCACGGCCCTGCCCACGAGCGCGAAGGGGATCTTCTGATGCTGTCCACCTCCACCACGCCCACCGAGCGGCGCCGCGCGTTCCGCGCCGGCCTCGCCAGCAGCACCCTGCAGATCCTGCCCGGGGCGTTCACGCCGCTGAGCGTGCGGCTCATCCAGGAGAAGGGCTTCCACGGCGCCTACATCTCCGGCGCCGTCATGGCCGCCGAGCTGGGCCTGCCCGACATCGGCCTCACGACGCTCACCGAGGTCGCGCAGCGCGCCCACCAGATCAGCCGCATGAGCGACCTGCCGACCCTCGTCGACGCCGACACCGGCTTCGGCGAGCCGATGAACGTCGCCCGCACCGTGCACGAGCTCGAAGATGCGGGCGTCGCCGGCCTGCACATCGAGGACCAGGTCAACCCGAAGCGCTGCGGCCACCTCGACGGCAAGCAGGTCGTCGACGGCCAGACCGCGGTGCAACGCATCAAGGCGGCGGTGGATGCGCGCCGCGACGACCAGCTCGTGATCATGGCGCGCACCGACATCCGCGGGGTCGAGGGCCTCACGGCCGCGACCGAGCGGGCCAAGGCGCTCGTCGACGCGGGCGCCGACGCGATCTTCCCCGAGGCCATGGGCACGCTCGAGGAGTTCGCGGCCATGCGCGCGGCCGTCGACGTGCCGATCCTCGCCAACATGACCGAGTTCGGCAAGAGCCGGCTGTTCACGCACGCCGAGCTCGCCGACGTCGGCGTCGACCTCGTGATCCACCCCGTCTCGCTGCTGCGCATCGCCTTCGGCGCGATCGAGCGGGGGCTGGACGCCCTGCTCGAGACCGGAACGCTCGACGGCGAGGTCGAGGGCATGCAGACTCGAGGCAGGCTCTACGAGCTGCTCGACTACGAGGCCTACAACTCGTTCGACTCGAGCATCTTCACCTACACCGGCCGCTAGGCCCCCCGCACGCCCCCGAAGCCCGCACCGCCTCGCGAAGGAGCACCCCCATGACCGAAGAGATCCGCAAGGGCCTGGCCGGCGTCGTCGTCGACCGCACCGCCGTGTCGAAGGTGAACCCCGAGACCAACTCGCTGCTGTACCGCGGCTACCCCGTGCAGCAGCTCGCCGAGCGCTGCACCTTCGAGGAGGTCGCCTACCTGCTGTGGCACGGCGAGCTGCCGACCGATGCCCAGGCGCTCGAGTTCCAGGAGCTCGAGCGCTCGCTCCGGCCCCTCGACGGGACCGTCAAGGCCGCGATCGACGCGCTCCCGCTCGAGGCGCACCCGATGGACGTCGTGCGGACGGCTGTGAGCGTGCTCGGAGCCCTCGACGGCACGCTGCAGACCGATCGCACGTGGATCGATCGCGACCTCACGCAGGAGCGCAGCATCCGCCTGTTCGCCCAGCTGCCGGCGATCGTCGCCTACGCCCAGCGGCGCCTGCGCGGCGAGCACCCCGTCGAGCCCCGTGACGACCTCGCGTACTCGGCGAACTTCCTGCACATGACCTTCGGCGAGGTGCCCGAGAAGGTCGTCGTCGACGCCTTCGACGTGTCGATGATCCTGTACGCCGAGCACTCCTTCAACGCCTCGACCTTCACCGCGCGGGTCATCGCCTCGACGCTGAGCGACGTCTACTCGGCCGTCACGGGCGCGATCGGCGCCCTCAAGGGCCCCCTGCACGGCGGCGCGAACGAGGCCGTGCAGCACGTCTTCGAGGAGGTCGGCGAGGCCGCGGGTGCGCAGGCGTGGCTGGATGCCGCGCTCGCCGACAAGCGCAAGATCATGGGCTTCGGGCACCGCGTCTACAAGAACGGCGATTCGCGGGTGCCCACGATGAAGCAGGCGCTCGGCACCCTCGTCGAGCACTACGACCGGCCCGAGGTGCTCGCGCTGTACGAGGCGCTCGAGCAGGCGATGGAGTCGGCGAAGAGCATCAAGCCGAACCTCGACTACCCCTCCGGCCCGGCGTACAACCTCATGGGGTTCGACACCGAGATCTTCACGCCGCTGTTCATCGCCGCGCGCATCACGGGCTGGACGGCGCACGTCATGGAGCAGCTCGCCGCCAACGCGCTCATCCGCCCGCTGAGCCTCTACGACGGGCCCGAGGAGCGCGAGGTGCCGCGCGCCTGAGCGCGGCATCCTGATCGTCGCCTGAATGCGCGCCGAGGGTGCGGGGGCAGGATGGAGTCATGACTGACCCGATCCCCACCCCGCACCTGACCCTCAACGACGGCCGCACCATCCCGCAGCTCGGGCTCGGCGTGTTCCTCGTCGACCCCGACGAGGCGGAGCGCATCGTCACCGACGCCCTCGAGGCGGGCTACCGCCACATCGACACGGCGATGATCTACAAGAACGAGGAGGGCGTCGGCCGCGCCATCGCGAAGTCGGGCGTGCCGCGCGAGGAGCTGTTCATCACCACCAAGCTCTGGAACAGCGACCAGGGAACCGACTCGGCCCGCGCCGCCCTCGACCTCTCGCTGCAGAAGCTGCAGCTCGACTACGTCGACCTCTACCTGATCCACTGGCCCTCGCCCAAGTACGGCAAGCACGTCGAGTCGTGGCAGACGCTCGTCGAGCTGCGCGAGTCCGGCAAGGCCCGCTCGATCGGCGTCTCGAACTTCATGCAGCAGCACCTCGAGGACATCGACGCGGCGACCGGCGTCGTGCCCGTCGTCAACCAGATCGAGCTGCACCCGGCGTTCCAGCAGCGCGCGCTGCGGGCCTTCCAGGAGCCGCGCGGCACCCTCACCGAGTCGTGGGGCCCCCTCGGCCAGGGCAAGTACGAGCTCGCCGAGCTGCCCGGCCTCGCCGAGATCGCCGAGCGCCACGGCAAGAGCGTGCAGCAGGTCGCCATCCGCTGGCACCTGCAGGAGGGCCTCATCGTGTTCCCGAAGACGACGAAGAAGGAGCGCATGGTGCAGAACGCCGACGTCTTCGACTTCGAGCTCTCGGCCGAGGAGATGGCGACGATCGCCGCCGCCGACAAGGATCTGCGGGTCGGCGCGCACCCGGACAACACCGACTTCTAGGGGGTCGGGCGGCTACAGCGCGAGCTCGACGCGCTCGCCGAGGGGCGTCGCCGCGAGGAGCGGCCCGCCGGCGGGCGACTCGAGGCCGGCGAACTCGCGCTCCACGGCGGCGCGATCCTCGCTGAAGTGCTGCCACTGGTCCA contains these protein-coding regions:
- a CDS encoding GntR family transcriptional regulator — its product is MVASEGTMRETSARATAGGGEFAARAESSAVRVHRALRAEIIEGVLAPGASLTETEQAARLGVSRTPVREALARLVADGLVTERGPRTLVVSSIDADDVIALFTLRRALDEQSARVAAEHADAAQRSTLRALAARFAAVDPAALAAADDDGRHGYYALVAEFDAAVDDATAHSPYLAAATAGARVHLARVRRLARDDDERLAASAREHAAIADAIADGDAERAAHATHLHLHHALTSILSHLGQTRTNATKETP
- a CDS encoding MmgE/PrpD family protein; amino-acid sequence: MKTHPLRVYKSTEELPVAEQLAGKLAALAADTARPLDERAIDMVINRVIDNASVAAASIHRAPVIAARTQAEAHPYRPGATVFGTAADARYSPEWAAWANGVAVRELDYHDTFLAADYSHPGDNIPPILAVAQHAGRSGAELLRGILTGYEIQIDLVKAICLHEHKIDHVAHLGPSAAAGIGTLLGLDEATIFQAIGQALHTTTATRQSRKGEISTWKAHAPAFAGKMAVEAVDRAMRGQTSPSPIYEGEDGVIAWMLGGPEARYEVPLPEAGEPLVAILDSYTKEHSAEYQAQAWIDLARRLGTARPELRDPANIASIVLHTSHHTHYVIGSGAGDPQKYDPTASRETLDHSIPYIVAVALQDGGWHHVDSYAPERAARPDTVALWQKITTTEDAEWTRRYHSLDIAEKAFGGRIEIELVTGERVVDEIAVADAHPLGARPFGRAEYVAKFRMLAEGILAAEEIERFLDVAQRLPELTAAELGGLTITPPTALPTSAKGIF
- the prpB gene encoding methylisocitrate lyase encodes the protein MLSTSTTPTERRRAFRAGLASSTLQILPGAFTPLSVRLIQEKGFHGAYISGAVMAAELGLPDIGLTTLTEVAQRAHQISRMSDLPTLVDADTGFGEPMNVARTVHELEDAGVAGLHIEDQVNPKRCGHLDGKQVVDGQTAVQRIKAAVDARRDDQLVIMARTDIRGVEGLTAATERAKALVDAGADAIFPEAMGTLEEFAAMRAAVDVPILANMTEFGKSRLFTHAELADVGVDLVIHPVSLLRIAFGAIERGLDALLETGTLDGEVEGMQTRGRLYELLDYEAYNSFDSSIFTYTGR
- a CDS encoding bifunctional 2-methylcitrate synthase/citrate synthase, with product MTEEIRKGLAGVVVDRTAVSKVNPETNSLLYRGYPVQQLAERCTFEEVAYLLWHGELPTDAQALEFQELERSLRPLDGTVKAAIDALPLEAHPMDVVRTAVSVLGALDGTLQTDRTWIDRDLTQERSIRLFAQLPAIVAYAQRRLRGEHPVEPRDDLAYSANFLHMTFGEVPEKVVVDAFDVSMILYAEHSFNASTFTARVIASTLSDVYSAVTGAIGALKGPLHGGANEAVQHVFEEVGEAAGAQAWLDAALADKRKIMGFGHRVYKNGDSRVPTMKQALGTLVEHYDRPEVLALYEALEQAMESAKSIKPNLDYPSGPAYNLMGFDTEIFTPLFIAARITGWTAHVMEQLAANALIRPLSLYDGPEEREVPRA
- a CDS encoding aldo/keto reductase → MTDPIPTPHLTLNDGRTIPQLGLGVFLVDPDEAERIVTDALEAGYRHIDTAMIYKNEEGVGRAIAKSGVPREELFITTKLWNSDQGTDSARAALDLSLQKLQLDYVDLYLIHWPSPKYGKHVESWQTLVELRESGKARSIGVSNFMQQHLEDIDAATGVVPVVNQIELHPAFQQRALRAFQEPRGTLTESWGPLGQGKYELAELPGLAEIAERHGKSVQQVAIRWHLQEGLIVFPKTTKKERMVQNADVFDFELSAEEMATIAAADKDLRVGAHPDNTDF